A single window of Ornithorhynchus anatinus isolate Pmale09 chromosome 3, mOrnAna1.pri.v4, whole genome shotgun sequence DNA harbors:
- the RPP25L gene encoding ribonuclease P protein subunit p25-like protein codes for MENYQKARTVEQPWPPAFPGLPPGTVQMRVKDGSKIRNLMGYALGRLEAGGARAVLFSGSGRAVGKTVTCVEIAKRRVRGLHQLTRLLFRQTEEAWEPRRPDAGLDRLTVRRNLPAICVLLSKDPLDARQDGYQPPDPRPPPDTPDPSPPADTPAPLGPLGPPLSVGAGASPRTGEGRRAAAERTGLAALPLRRGPGRTPS; via the coding sequence ATGGAGAACTACCAGAAGGCGCGGACGGTGGAGCAGCCGTGGCCGCCGGCGTTCCCCGGCCTGCCGCCCGGCACGGTGCAGATGCGGGTGAAGGACGGCAGCAAGATCCGCAACCTGATGGGCTACGCGCTGGGCCGCCTGGAGGCGGGCGGGGCGCGGGCCGTGCTGTTCAGCGGCAGCGGGCGGGCCGTGGGCAAGACGGTGACGTGCGTGGAGATCGCCAAGCGCCGGGTGCGGGGCCTCCACCAGCTCACCCGCCTGCTCTTCCGCCAGACCGAGGAGGCCTGGGAGCCCCGGCGCCCCGACGCCGGCCTCGACCGCCTCACCGTGCGCAGGAACCTGCCCGCCATCTGCGTCCTGCTCAGCAAGGACCCGCTCGACGCCCGCCAGGACGGCtaccagccccccgacccccgcccgccccctgacACCCCCGACCCGAGCCCGCCTGCGGACACGccggcccccctcggccccctcggccCTCCCCTATCCGTCGGGGCGGGGGCGTCACCCCGGACCGGAGAGGGTCGGAGAGCCGCTGCGGAAAGGACGGGCCTCGCCGCCCTGCCCCTCCGTCGGGGCCCGGGCCGCACCCCGTCCTGA
- the DCTN3 gene encoding dynactin subunit 3 — MAAAVAAAAEVQRLQARLEELERAVYGPGPQKPDAPTVADGLVKLQVALGNIASKRERVKILFKKIQDLVKYLDPQYMDRLIMPDASKLQFILAEEPFILSQMALLQRVEALVPLLDSPQVKVVPEHARRLRALAQIHVQQQDRCEEVTEASKQLLEEYNKMTVLLSKQFVRWDELLTRLEAEKQAKPAAE, encoded by the exons atggcggcggcggtggcggcggcggcggaggtgcAGCGGCTACAGGCCCGGCTGGAGGAGCTGGAGCGCGCCGTGTACGGCCCGGGCCCGCAGAAGCCGGACGCCCCGACG GTGGCCGACGGCTTGGTCAAGCTGCAGGTGGCCCTGGGGAACATCGCCAgcaagagggagagggtgaagattTTGTTCAAGAAGA TCCAAGACCTGGTCAAGTATCTGGACCCCCAGTACATGGACCGCCTCATCATGCCCGACGCCTCCAAGCTGCAGTTCATCCTGGCAG AGGAGCCGTTTATCCTGTCCCAGATGGCCCTGCTGCAGCGGGTGGAAGCCCTGGTGCCCCTCCTGGACAGCCCCCAAGTGAAAG TGGTCCCGGAGCACGCCCGGCGGTTGCGGGCCCTGGCCCAGATCCACGTCCAGCAGCAG GACCGGTGTGAGGAAGTCACGGAGGCGTCCAAGCAGCTCCTGGAGGAGTACAACAAGATG ACCGTGCTGCTGTCCAAGCAGTTCGTGCGGTGGGACGAGCTGTTGACCCGGCTGGAGGCCGAGAAGCAAGCGAAGCCGGCGGCGGAGTGA